Proteins encoded within one genomic window of Formosa agariphila KMM 3901:
- the dxs gene encoding 1-deoxy-D-xylulose-5-phosphate synthase, with translation MTQLLQQIDSPKDLRKLAKEDLPFLAKELRDFIIHIVATKEGHLGASLGVVELTIALHYVFNTPDDIVIWDVGHQAYVHKILTERKSQFETNRQLGGLSGFPKRDESKYDAFGVGHSSTSISAALGMAIGSKLKGDFNTHHIAVIGDASIASGMAFEGLNHAGVTDTNLLVILNDNAIGIDPSVGALKMYLTNVKKGTQKQDNIFEALNFNYSGPIDGHDLPKIISELERLKTVSGPKFLHLITTKGKGLKQAELDQVKYHAPGKFDAKTGDLFAKSKTIVPPKFQDVFGKSIVELARTNEKIIGITPAMPTGSSLKYMMEQLPERAFDVGIAEQHAVTLSAGLATQGFIPFCNIYSTFLQRAYDQIIHDVAIQNLPVIFCLDRAGLVGEDGATHQGVFDLAYLRCIPNLIIFAPRNEVELRNMMYTAQLGLKHPIAIRYPRGRGRELNWKQPFSKLEIGKGEMLKQGTKIAILSIGTIAYNIEDALRLLEQNQQDDIAVYNMRFVKPLDESLLHTILRTHIKIFTIEDGTILGGFGSTVLEFASKHKYTTNIEILGIPDTFIEQGTVNELQKSLHLDAESLAKLFSKNL, from the coding sequence ATGACACAATTACTACAACAAATAGACTCTCCTAAAGATCTTCGTAAGTTAGCAAAAGAAGATTTACCTTTTTTAGCAAAGGAACTACGCGATTTCATTATTCATATAGTAGCTACTAAAGAAGGCCATTTAGGTGCTAGTTTGGGTGTTGTAGAACTTACAATTGCTTTACATTATGTATTTAACACGCCTGATGATATTGTAATTTGGGATGTAGGGCACCAAGCTTACGTTCATAAAATTCTTACCGAACGTAAATCACAATTCGAAACCAATAGACAATTAGGAGGATTAAGCGGCTTCCCAAAACGAGATGAAAGTAAATATGATGCTTTTGGCGTTGGCCATTCATCGACTTCCATTTCAGCAGCTCTAGGTATGGCTATCGGATCGAAACTTAAAGGCGATTTTAACACGCACCACATTGCTGTTATTGGAGATGCTTCTATTGCTAGCGGCATGGCCTTTGAAGGACTTAATCATGCTGGTGTTACCGATACTAACTTATTAGTGATTTTAAATGACAACGCCATTGGAATTGACCCCAGTGTAGGTGCTTTAAAAATGTATTTAACCAATGTTAAAAAAGGAACGCAGAAACAAGATAATATTTTTGAAGCTCTAAATTTTAACTATTCAGGTCCAATAGATGGTCACGATTTACCAAAAATAATTTCAGAATTAGAACGCTTAAAAACGGTTTCCGGACCTAAGTTTCTTCATTTAATTACCACAAAAGGAAAAGGTTTAAAACAAGCCGAATTAGACCAAGTAAAATATCATGCGCCTGGAAAATTCGATGCTAAAACCGGTGATTTATTTGCTAAATCTAAAACCATAGTCCCTCCAAAATTTCAAGATGTTTTTGGAAAGTCAATTGTAGAACTGGCCAGAACTAACGAAAAAATAATTGGTATTACTCCGGCGATGCCAACAGGAAGCTCTTTAAAATATATGATGGAGCAATTACCCGAACGTGCTTTCGATGTCGGTATTGCAGAACAACATGCTGTAACCTTATCGGCTGGCTTGGCTACACAAGGCTTTATTCCGTTTTGCAATATTTACTCCACCTTTTTACAGCGTGCTTACGACCAAATTATTCACGATGTAGCAATACAAAACTTACCCGTTATTTTCTGTTTAGATCGCGCTGGATTAGTAGGTGAAGATGGCGCTACGCATCAAGGTGTTTTCGATTTGGCTTATTTAAGATGTATTCCAAACCTCATCATTTTTGCACCTCGAAATGAAGTTGAATTACGAAACATGATGTATACTGCTCAATTAGGTTTAAAACATCCAATCGCCATTCGGTATCCGCGTGGTAGAGGTCGAGAACTGAATTGGAAACAACCTTTTTCTAAACTAGAAATTGGAAAAGGAGAAATGCTTAAACAAGGAACAAAGATTGCTATTTTAAGTATAGGGACAATAGCTTATAACATTGAAGACGCATTGAGATTATTAGAACAAAATCAGCAAGATGATATTGCCGTTTACAATATGCGATTTGTAAAACCTTTAGACGAGAGCTTGTTGCATACTATTTTAAGAACACACATTAAAATATTCACTATTGAAGATGGTACTATTTTAGGTGGATTTGGAAGTACTGTGTTAGAATTCGCTTCGAAACACAAATATACTACCAACATTGAAATTCTAGGAATACCTGATACTTTTATTGAACAAGGCACTGTAAATGAACTTCAAAAGTCTCTACATCTTGACGCTGAATCTTTAGCTAAATTGTTTTCCAAGAATTTATAA
- a CDS encoding nucleoside deaminase: protein MENIFDDTYFMKKAFQEAETAFDKGEIPVGAVIVIDNKIIARAHNLTETLTDVTAHAEMQAITAAANYLGGKYLKKCTLYVTLEPCQMCGGALYWSQISKIVYGARDEDRGCINLNTKLHPKTIVKGGVMAEEASALMKRFFVEKRNLN from the coding sequence ATGGAAAATATTTTTGATGATACTTATTTTATGAAGAAAGCGTTTCAGGAAGCTGAGACTGCCTTCGATAAAGGCGAAATTCCTGTTGGAGCTGTAATTGTTATAGATAATAAAATTATTGCAAGAGCTCATAATTTAACCGAAACCTTAACCGATGTTACAGCACATGCAGAAATGCAAGCCATTACAGCAGCTGCTAATTATTTAGGTGGTAAATATCTTAAAAAATGTACGTTGTATGTCACCTTAGAACCTTGTCAGATGTGTGGTGGTGCCTTGTATTGGAGTCAGATTTCTAAAATAGTGTATGGCGCAAGAGACGAAGATCGCGGTTGTATAAATTTAAATACAAAGTTGCATCCTAAAACCATTGTTAAAGGCGGTGTTATGGCAGAAGAGGCTTCGGCGTTAATGAAGCGGTTTTTTGTTGAAAAACGAAACTTGAATTAA
- a CDS encoding chloride channel protein — MPFSTKPLLRQFLIWKYKHISERQFVYILSILIGFLSGMGTVILKNLTYFIRSLFDLDIFKDSESALYFVLPIIGLLLVYIIKQTWLKKHIGHGISSTLHAISKLNGIIPRYNIYASLITAPLTAGFGGSVGLQGPAVSIGAALGSNTAQLFHMNTKTRMLLIGCAAAGAMASMFKAPLAAIVFAVEIFSLDIAFVSLVPLLLASISAVVTSYLFLGTDVLLNFKLIEQFMVEDIPFYILLGLVTALASIYFSKVFFAITAFFKQFESRALRLLIGGVAIGTMLYFIPQLYGEGYGLMNNLLKGDHITAIGHTPFNVDLSNIWIVILLLLGISAFKAIAMTTTFGAGGVGGIFIPTLVMGSTLGHACAKIINNIGFGFHVSETNFTLIGMTGLMAGVLHAPLTAIFLIAEITSGYELFVPLMIVSAISFAITKHYVSHSIYTMKLAERGELMTHDKDKNVLMVLDIDKVIEKNFIILKPDMKLGHILKNAVSKSSRNHFPVVNDNHEFLGSLRLDDIRHIMFDIDKYDTVNVSNLMQVPVSLIDYDKDSMNVIMDKFKTSGAWNLPVIKNEKYYGYISKSKLLTAYRHQLIEFTS; from the coding sequence ATGCCATTTAGCACAAAACCCCTTCTTCGCCAATTTTTAATTTGGAAATACAAACATATTTCCGAACGGCAGTTTGTTTATATCCTTAGTATACTTATTGGCTTTTTATCAGGAATGGGCACGGTAATTCTTAAAAACCTCACCTATTTTATTCGTTCACTTTTTGACTTAGATATATTTAAAGATTCAGAAAGCGCCTTATACTTTGTACTTCCAATTATTGGTCTTTTACTGGTTTACATTATTAAACAAACCTGGCTAAAAAAACATATCGGACACGGTATTTCATCAACTTTGCATGCCATTTCAAAACTCAACGGTATCATTCCTAGATATAATATTTACGCCTCTTTAATTACAGCGCCATTAACTGCTGGATTTGGGGGATCTGTAGGATTACAAGGGCCTGCCGTTAGTATAGGTGCAGCATTGGGTTCCAACACCGCCCAATTGTTTCATATGAATACAAAAACCAGAATGCTTTTAATAGGTTGTGCGGCTGCCGGCGCTATGGCTTCCATGTTTAAAGCGCCGTTAGCAGCAATAGTTTTTGCTGTCGAAATTTTTAGCCTGGATATTGCTTTTGTTTCTTTAGTTCCGCTTTTACTAGCGTCTATTTCGGCTGTGGTCACCTCCTATTTGTTTTTAGGAACCGATGTTCTACTTAATTTTAAATTGATAGAACAATTTATGGTTGAAGACATCCCGTTTTACATCCTGCTAGGTTTGGTAACTGCATTGGCATCTATCTATTTTTCGAAAGTATTTTTCGCCATTACAGCCTTCTTTAAGCAATTTGAAAGTCGGGCTTTGCGTCTTTTAATAGGAGGTGTTGCCATTGGTACCATGTTGTATTTTATTCCTCAACTTTACGGTGAAGGTTACGGCCTTATGAATAATCTTTTAAAAGGCGATCACATCACTGCCATTGGGCACACGCCTTTTAATGTAGATTTATCAAACATTTGGATTGTTATTCTTCTGCTTTTAGGGATTTCGGCATTTAAAGCCATTGCCATGACCACTACTTTTGGAGCCGGAGGTGTAGGTGGTATTTTTATCCCAACGCTTGTTATGGGCTCTACATTAGGACATGCATGCGCTAAAATAATTAACAATATAGGATTTGGTTTTCATGTCTCCGAAACCAATTTTACACTTATTGGCATGACCGGACTCATGGCAGGCGTACTTCATGCCCCGCTTACAGCGATTTTCCTTATTGCTGAAATTACAAGTGGTTACGAGTTATTTGTGCCTTTAATGATAGTTTCTGCCATTTCGTTTGCCATTACAAAACACTATGTATCTCACTCTATTTATACCATGAAATTGGCCGAACGTGGTGAACTTATGACACACGATAAAGATAAAAATGTACTCATGGTTTTGGATATTGATAAGGTTATTGAAAAAAATTTTATCATTTTAAAACCCGATATGAAACTTGGGCATATTTTAAAAAATGCAGTGTCTAAATCATCACGAAACCACTTTCCTGTTGTTAATGACAACCATGAATTTTTAGGATCGTTAAGGTTAGACGACATTAGACATATTATGTTTGACATAGATAAGTACGACACCGTTAATGTCTCAAACCTAATGCAAGTACCTGTAAGTCTAATTGATTACGATAAAGATTCCATGAACGTAATTATGGATAAATTTAAAACAAGCGGCGCATGGAATTTACCAGTAATTAAAAATGAAAAATACTATGGCTACATCTCTAAATCGAAGCTTTTAACGGCCTATAGACATCAACTTATAGAATTTACAAGTTAA
- a CDS encoding chloride channel protein, with protein MPTQKKSLLTRFLLWKTKHVSHRNFVYFLSIVVGLIAGLGAVILKNSTHYIQHLIETKVVSGYHHPFYFLFPLVGLTLTYLVKKYVVRQEFGHGIPSTLRAIAKKKGIMRQYQMFSALLTAPLTVGFGGSVGLEGPTVSTAAAISSNISRLFHTNQATRTLLMGCAAAGAIACIFKAPIAAIIFAIEVFSLDLTLISLLPLLISSISGVLLSYFFYGSDTILPFQLVDVFTLEQVPFFIIFGILAALTSIYFTKVYAFFHDLFDNIKSPIKRLLIGGIGLGVIVFFIPPLYGEGFEVINNMVTGNFNDVVTDNFLHIDITNNWAILALLLGLIIFKVIASALTFGAGGIGGIFSPSLFMGSVLGFGFAKFINTLGFFKLHLSESNFTLVGMAGVLGGVLQAPLTAIFLIAELTGGYKLFIPLMITVVICFIVTKYFLPYSVYSMELARKGDLITHDKDQAVLTLMNIEALIETKFVKVSPDMNLGDIVHKAVVKSNRNIFPVINVKTKKIEGIILLDDIRPIMFDQTLYKEVVARDVMQAPPEIIDLHNDRMKDIMKKFQDSGAWNLPVIRDDKYIGFISKSKLLTAYRRQLINFTS; from the coding sequence ATGCCAACTCAAAAAAAATCACTGCTTACAAGATTTCTTCTTTGGAAAACGAAACATGTTAGCCATAGGAATTTTGTGTATTTTTTAAGTATTGTTGTCGGTTTAATTGCAGGTTTAGGTGCTGTAATTCTTAAAAATTCTACGCACTACATTCAACATCTCATAGAAACTAAAGTGGTTAGTGGCTACCATCACCCGTTTTACTTTCTGTTTCCTCTAGTAGGTTTAACTTTAACGTATTTGGTAAAAAAATATGTTGTTCGCCAAGAATTTGGTCATGGAATTCCTTCGACACTTCGCGCCATTGCGAAGAAAAAAGGAATTATGAGACAATATCAAATGTTTTCAGCATTGTTAACCGCTCCTTTAACGGTCGGATTTGGTGGATCTGTAGGTTTAGAAGGACCAACGGTATCTACTGCAGCTGCGATAAGCTCTAACATCTCTAGATTGTTTCATACCAACCAAGCAACACGTACTTTATTAATGGGGTGTGCAGCGGCCGGTGCTATAGCTTGTATTTTTAAAGCTCCCATTGCAGCCATAATTTTTGCGATTGAAGTGTTTAGTTTAGACCTAACGTTAATCTCTTTATTACCGCTTCTAATATCGTCCATTTCGGGTGTTTTATTATCGTATTTTTTCTACGGTTCAGATACGATTTTACCGTTCCAATTGGTTGATGTTTTCACACTCGAACAAGTTCCTTTTTTTATAATCTTTGGTATTTTAGCAGCACTAACATCCATTTACTTCACTAAGGTTTATGCCTTCTTTCACGATTTATTTGACAACATTAAGTCGCCTATTAAACGATTACTAATTGGAGGAATAGGTCTAGGTGTTATCGTATTTTTTATTCCACCACTTTATGGTGAAGGATTTGAAGTGATAAACAATATGGTTACTGGTAATTTTAACGATGTTGTTACCGACAACTTCTTACATATAGACATTACAAACAATTGGGCCATTCTAGCTTTATTATTAGGATTAATAATATTTAAAGTGATAGCAAGTGCGCTTACTTTTGGAGCCGGTGGTATTGGTGGTATCTTCTCTCCTAGTCTGTTCATGGGCTCTGTTTTAGGCTTCGGGTTTGCTAAATTCATAAATACTTTAGGCTTTTTTAAGCTGCATTTATCCGAGAGTAATTTCACACTAGTTGGTATGGCAGGTGTTCTTGGAGGTGTCTTACAAGCCCCACTAACCGCTATTTTCTTAATTGCAGAATTAACTGGTGGTTATAAATTATTTATCCCGTTAATGATTACGGTTGTTATTTGTTTTATTGTTACCAAATACTTCTTACCATATTCTGTGTACAGCATGGAGTTGGCTAGAAAAGGGGATTTAATTACGCACGACAAAGATCAAGCTGTATTAACGTTAATGAATATTGAAGCTTTAATTGAAACCAAGTTTGTAAAAGTTAGCCCAGATATGAACTTAGGCGACATCGTGCATAAAGCTGTGGTAAAATCTAATCGAAACATATTCCCTGTTATTAATGTGAAGACTAAAAAAATTGAGGGTATTATTCTGCTGGATGATATTAGACCTATTATGTTCGATCAAACCTTATATAAAGAAGTGGTAGCACGTGATGTGATGCAAGCGCCACCAGAAATCATCGATTTACACAACGACAGGATGAAAGATATTATGAAGAAGTTTCAAGATTCTGGTGCATGGAACTTACCGGTTATTAGAGATGATAAATATATCGGATTCATTTCTAAATCAAAATTACTTACCGCGTATCGTCGTCAGCTTATTAATTTCACAAGCTAA
- the aspS gene encoding aspartate--tRNA ligase, with protein MYRSNNCGELRSSHINNEVTLSGWVQKVRDKGFMVWVDLRDRYGITQLIFDEERTPKAMMDQAQKLGREYVIQVKGTVIERDSKNPNIPTGDIEILVSELTILNTSLTPPFTIDDKTDGGEELRMKYRYLDIRRNPVKNNLIFRHKVTQEVRNFLSNQDFIEVETPYLIKSTPEGARDFVVPSRMNEGQFYALPQSPQTFKQLLMVGGMDKYFQIVKCFRDEDLRADRQPEFTQIDCEMAFVEQDDILDVFEGLTRHLLKEVNGVEIEKFPRMLYDDAMRLYGNDKPDIRFGMEFGELNAVTQHKDFKVFNDAELVVGIAVPGGNSYTRKEIDKLIEWVKRPQVGALGMIYSRCNDDGSFKSSVDKFYDQDDLAKWAEITNAKAGDLVCVLSGPKDKVRAQLSALRMELAERLGLRDPKVFAPLWVMDFPLLEWDEDTERYHAMHHPFTSPKPGQIELLDTNPGEVKANAYDLVLNGNEIGGGSIRIHDKATQAIMLKHLGFSEEDARAQFGFLMDAFEYGAPPHGGLAFGLDRLVAILGGQETIRDFIAFPKNNSGRDVMIDAPSRIDDEQLDELSLKLNIKS; from the coding sequence ATGTATAGAAGTAATAATTGTGGCGAACTAAGATCGTCTCATATAAATAATGAAGTAACACTTTCAGGTTGGGTACAAAAAGTACGTGACAAAGGATTTATGGTTTGGGTAGATTTACGCGACCGTTACGGTATTACTCAACTTATTTTTGATGAAGAACGCACACCTAAAGCCATGATGGATCAGGCTCAGAAATTGGGTCGTGAGTACGTTATTCAAGTTAAGGGAACAGTTATAGAGCGTGATTCTAAAAACCCAAATATTCCTACTGGAGATATTGAAATTTTAGTTTCTGAATTAACAATTTTAAATACTTCTTTAACGCCTCCTTTTACTATTGACGATAAAACCGATGGTGGGGAAGAATTACGCATGAAATATCGTTACTTAGATATCCGTCGTAATCCTGTAAAAAACAACTTAATTTTCCGTCATAAAGTAACTCAAGAGGTTAGAAATTTCCTTTCTAATCAAGACTTTATTGAAGTGGAAACACCATACTTAATTAAATCGACTCCAGAAGGGGCTCGTGATTTTGTTGTGCCTTCTAGAATGAACGAAGGACAATTTTACGCTTTACCACAATCGCCACAAACCTTTAAACAATTGCTTATGGTTGGAGGTATGGATAAATATTTTCAAATTGTAAAGTGTTTTAGAGATGAGGATTTACGTGCCGACAGACAGCCAGAATTTACACAAATAGACTGTGAAATGGCGTTTGTAGAGCAAGACGATATTTTAGATGTATTTGAAGGGTTAACACGTCACTTACTTAAAGAAGTTAATGGTGTAGAGATTGAAAAATTCCCAAGAATGCTTTACGACGATGCGATGCGTTTATACGGAAACGATAAACCAGACATCCGTTTCGGAATGGAGTTTGGAGAATTAAACGCGGTAACACAACATAAAGACTTTAAAGTTTTTAATGATGCCGAACTTGTTGTTGGTATAGCAGTTCCTGGCGGAAACAGTTACACTCGTAAAGAAATAGACAAATTAATCGAATGGGTAAAGCGTCCGCAAGTTGGAGCTTTAGGTATGATTTATTCGCGTTGTAATGACGATGGATCATTTAAATCTTCTGTAGATAAATTTTACGATCAAGACGATTTAGCAAAATGGGCTGAAATTACAAATGCCAAAGCAGGCGATTTAGTGTGTGTACTTTCTGGACCAAAAGATAAAGTGCGCGCACAATTAAGCGCCTTACGTATGGAGTTAGCAGAACGTTTAGGATTAAGAGACCCTAAAGTATTTGCTCCGCTATGGGTTATGGACTTCCCGCTTTTAGAATGGGATGAAGACACTGAGCGTTACCACGCCATGCACCACCCATTTACATCTCCAAAACCAGGACAAATAGAATTATTAGATACTAATCCTGGAGAAGTAAAAGCCAATGCTTACGATTTAGTTTTAAATGGTAATGAAATTGGAGGAGGTTCTATTCGTATTCACGATAAAGCGACGCAAGCTATCATGTTAAAACACTTAGGCTTCTCTGAAGAAGATGCAAGAGCACAATTCGGATTCTTAATGGACGCTTTTGAATATGGTGCACCACCACACGGTGGGTTAGCATTTGGTCTAGACCGCTTGGTAGCAATTTTAGGCGGACAAGAAACCATTCGGGATTTTATTGCATTCCCAAAAAACAATTCTGGTCGAGATGTTATGATTGATGCGCCATCAAGAATAGACGATGAACAGCTTGACGAGCTTAGCTTAAAATTAAACATAAAATCATAA
- a CDS encoding efflux RND transporter permease subunit: MTKHKKKIDKEFGMSSWAINNKTTIYVLMAVIFYLGITAYYHMPRESFPEVVETKIYVSSIYPGNTAEDIEKLITDPLEDKLKTISNVVEITSTSQEDYSMIIVEFDEDISVEAAKQKVKDEIDSETAGEDWPTFNDAKVEPNAFDLNLSEEMPILNINISGDYPVDKLKDFGEYLQDEIEDLAEIKQVDIRGAQEKEVEIAVDIYKMMAAQVSFDDVINTVRGGNVTMSAGNLITSGQRRTIRILGEVEDPELLNNFVIKADNGNPIYLKDVASVSFKEKDRTTYAREFGHRVVMLDVKKRAGKNMVDAAEQIQQIVADTKENVFPADLTVTITNDQSSVTIGAVDDLVNNIIFGVILVITVLMFFLGFKNALFVGFAIPMSMFMSLMILDFLGYTLNTMVLFGLIMGLGMLVDNGIVVVENVYRLMDEEGMSRKKAAKVGIGEIAFPIIISTATTVAAFIPLGLWPGVMGKFMILLPITLSTVLGSSLIVAIFFNSVLVSKFMTIEDVDMPLKNIITVTSIVSAIGILILIFGGDYRGLGGLMLFTSAMLWIYRLFLRKMANTFQTKILVKFENLYERELRRALSKKWPAFITIITFVGLIVSFIAFGASLASQRTKVEFFPDNKPNQIIVYIEYPEGTDIEKTNTITKEIEKKVYAVLDDDEYKDGDYNFLVESAVSQVGEGAGNPQTDGGSAAEMPHKAKITASMREYKFRRGADSELLRQKVQKALVGIYPGVLISVEKDQNGPPAGSPINIEIEGNDYDQLIGLAQNMRDFINEKNIAGIDELKIDVNKGKPTMLVEVDRAKSGELGVSASQVGTQLRNSIFGSKAGVYKEDGDDYDIYVRFNEANRYNTSAIFNQKITFRDNTGKIKEIPVSAVAKQSNTSGYNAIKHKDTKRVVTVYSALSPGYTDAAAIVSQIQREMKTFTNLPADVKIDYTGQIEEQNKQMKFLLGAFFTGLSLIFFILIFQFNSVSKPGIIMLAIFLSFIGVFGGLVITGDAFVIMMTMMGIISLAGIVVNNGVVLLDYAQLLIDRKKIQLGLNDDEYLEHDDFYECIVQAGKARLRPVLLTAITTILGLIPLAIGLNINFFTLVSDFNPNIYIGGDNVVFWGPLAWTVIYGLFVATFLTLIVVPVFFYLITKFKVWLSKKRIVSVNT, from the coding sequence ATGACAAAACACAAAAAGAAAATCGACAAAGAATTCGGAATGTCGTCGTGGGCAATTAATAACAAAACCACGATATATGTGTTAATGGCTGTAATTTTCTATTTAGGAATTACTGCTTATTACCACATGCCTCGTGAAAGTTTCCCAGAAGTTGTAGAAACAAAAATATACGTGAGTTCAATATATCCTGGAAACACTGCAGAAGATATTGAAAAACTAATAACAGACCCTTTAGAAGACAAGTTAAAAACCATAAGTAATGTCGTAGAAATCACATCTACATCTCAGGAAGATTACTCTATGATTATTGTAGAATTCGACGAAGATATTTCTGTTGAAGCTGCAAAACAAAAGGTTAAAGACGAAATAGATTCTGAAACCGCTGGCGAAGACTGGCCTACATTTAACGATGCTAAGGTAGAGCCTAATGCGTTCGATTTAAACCTATCGGAAGAAATGCCAATTCTTAACATTAACATCTCTGGAGATTATCCAGTAGATAAATTAAAAGATTTTGGTGAATATCTTCAAGATGAAATTGAAGACCTTGCAGAAATTAAGCAAGTAGACATTCGTGGTGCTCAAGAAAAGGAAGTAGAAATTGCGGTAGATATTTATAAAATGATGGCTGCCCAGGTGAGTTTCGACGATGTTATTAATACCGTTCGTGGAGGAAACGTAACCATGTCTGCCGGAAATTTAATTACTAGCGGACAACGCCGTACTATTCGAATTTTAGGTGAAGTTGAAGACCCTGAATTGCTTAATAATTTTGTTATTAAAGCCGATAACGGCAACCCTATTTACTTGAAAGATGTCGCTAGCGTCTCGTTTAAAGAAAAAGACAGAACAACGTATGCTCGAGAATTCGGACACCGTGTTGTAATGTTAGATGTTAAAAAACGAGCAGGAAAAAACATGGTAGATGCTGCAGAACAAATTCAACAAATTGTTGCCGATACCAAAGAAAATGTATTCCCAGCAGATTTAACCGTAACTATTACAAACGACCAATCTTCGGTTACTATTGGGGCAGTAGACGATTTGGTAAACAATATTATTTTTGGTGTTATCCTTGTAATTACAGTATTAATGTTCTTCTTAGGATTTAAAAATGCACTTTTTGTAGGGTTCGCCATCCCGATGTCTATGTTTATGTCTTTAATGATATTAGACTTCTTGGGTTACACATTAAACACTATGGTATTGTTTGGTCTTATTATGGGACTAGGAATGCTAGTAGATAACGGTATTGTGGTTGTAGAAAACGTATATCGTTTAATGGACGAGGAAGGCATGAGCCGAAAGAAAGCTGCTAAAGTTGGTATTGGCGAAATTGCTTTCCCAATTATCATTTCTACAGCAACTACAGTGGCCGCGTTTATTCCGCTAGGACTTTGGCCTGGAGTTATGGGAAAATTTATGATTCTTCTTCCTATTACACTATCAACCGTACTAGGGTCTTCCCTAATCGTTGCCATTTTCTTTAACTCGGTATTGGTATCTAAATTCATGACTATTGAAGATGTCGATATGCCTTTAAAGAATATTATTACAGTAACAAGTATTGTTTCGGCAATTGGTATACTTATTTTAATATTTGGAGGAGACTACAGAGGATTAGGAGGATTAATGCTTTTCACCTCAGCTATGCTATGGATTTACAGATTGTTTTTACGTAAAATGGCAAACACCTTCCAAACTAAAATCTTGGTTAAGTTCGAGAATCTGTACGAACGTGAATTACGTCGTGCCCTTAGCAAAAAGTGGCCTGCATTTATTACCATTATTACGTTTGTAGGTTTAATTGTTTCATTTATCGCTTTTGGTGCTTCCTTAGCATCTCAACGTACTAAAGTTGAATTTTTTCCAGATAACAAACCCAATCAGATTATTGTATATATAGAATATCCTGAAGGAACTGATATCGAAAAAACAAATACAATCACTAAGGAAATAGAGAAAAAAGTATACGCCGTTCTCGATGATGACGAATATAAAGATGGCGACTATAATTTCTTAGTAGAAAGTGCCGTTTCGCAAGTTGGTGAAGGTGCTGGAAATCCACAAACCGATGGAGGTTCGGCAGCAGAAATGCCTCATAAAGCTAAAATTACAGCGTCTATGCGTGAGTACAAATTTAGACGTGGTGCAGATAGTGAATTACTACGTCAAAAAGTACAAAAAGCATTAGTTGGTATTTATCCTGGAGTTTTAATTTCTGTTGAAAAAGATCAAAACGGACCGCCAGCAGGTTCTCCTATTAATATTGAAATAGAAGGAAACGATTACGATCAACTTATAGGTTTAGCTCAAAACATGCGCGATTTTATCAACGAAAAAAATATCGCAGGTATCGACGAATTAAAGATTGATGTTAACAAAGGCAAACCAACCATGTTGGTAGAAGTAGACCGTGCAAAATCTGGAGAACTAGGCGTTAGTGCTAGTCAAGTAGGAACACAGTTACGTAATTCTATTTTTGGTAGTAAAGCTGGTGTTTACAAAGAAGACGGAGACGATTACGATATCTATGTGCGTTTTAATGAAGCCAATAGATATAACACAAGTGCCATTTTTAATCAGAAAATTACATTTAGAGACAATACGGGGAAAATTAAAGAAATCCCGGTGTCGGCTGTAGCAAAACAAAGCAACACTTCAGGTTATAATGCCATTAAACACAAAGACACAAAACGTGTGGTAACTGTGTATTCTGCTTTATCTCCTGGATATACAGACGCCGCAGCTATTGTGAGTCAGATACAAAGAGAAATGAAAACGTTCACTAATTTACCTGCCGATGTGAAAATTGATTACACAGGTCAGATTGAAGAGCAAAATAAGCAAATGAAATTTTTATTAGGTGCATTCTTCACTGGACTATCGCTTATCTTTTTCATCCTGATTTTCCAATTCAATTCGGTATCTAAGCCAGGAATAATTATGTTGGCTATTTTCTTAAGTTTTATCGGAGTATTTGGTGGATTAGTAATTACCGGAGATGCTTTTGTGATTATGATGACCATGATGGGAATTATATCACTAGCAGGTATTGTAGTAAACAACGGAGTTGTACTTCTAGATTACGCCCAACTGCTTATAGACAGAAAGAAAATTCAATTAGGTTTAAATGATGATGAATACTTAGAACATGATGATTTTTACGAGTGTATTGTACAAGCAGGAAAAGCACGTTTACGTCCCGTATTATTAACAGCAATCACAACTATTTTAGGACTTATTCCATTAGCAATCGGATTAAATATTAACTTCTTTACATTGGTTAGCGATTTTAATCCTAACATTTATATTGGAGGAGATAACGTGGTATTCTGGGGACCTTTAGCTTGGACTGTAATTTACGGACTATTTGTAGCTACATTCCTAACCTTGATTGTTGTACCGGTATTTTTCTACCTAATTACAAAATTTAAGGTATGGTTATCTAAAAAACGTATCGTTTCTGTAAATACCTAA